A region from the Desulfosoma sp. genome encodes:
- the secF gene encoding protein translocase subunit SecF, protein MEFIRPDININFVGMRTKALILSAVLILLGAAAIVWRGGLNMGVDFAGGTLIQVKFSERTTPDAIRDALKDLGIARSAIQQVGADSDNEFIIRSEISEEKAKRVSDDVQARLDQAFGAGKADILRVEMVGPKVGHDLRQKALLAIYYALLFIALYISGRFELKWGTSGVMAAALLIGVYLLGLTGLSMTYLIIGALIITLALCWILKLPYALGAVVALIHDVFITVGIFALLNKEFDLTIVAALLTIVGYSLNDTIIVYDRIRENLRASRKGDLKTLVNRSINQTLSRTLLTSGTTLLVVMCLFLLGGSVIHDFSFALLIGILVGTYSSVFIASPLLILFEEHSKKSR, encoded by the coding sequence ATGGAATTTATTAGACCGGACATCAACATCAATTTTGTCGGTATGCGGACGAAGGCCTTAATCCTTTCCGCTGTTTTAATCCTTTTGGGAGCGGCAGCCATTGTATGGCGTGGCGGGCTTAACATGGGTGTCGATTTTGCCGGGGGCACTCTGATTCAGGTCAAGTTTTCAGAAAGGACAACGCCGGATGCTATTCGGGATGCCTTGAAGGATTTGGGCATTGCTCGAAGTGCCATTCAGCAGGTGGGAGCCGACTCGGACAACGAATTTATTATTCGTTCCGAGATTAGTGAAGAGAAGGCCAAAAGGGTTAGCGATGATGTTCAGGCCCGCTTGGATCAGGCTTTCGGGGCTGGTAAAGCCGACATTCTGCGCGTGGAAATGGTGGGTCCCAAAGTGGGACACGATCTCCGTCAAAAAGCCTTGCTGGCCATCTACTACGCCTTGCTTTTCATAGCTTTGTATATTTCAGGCCGGTTTGAACTGAAATGGGGAACAAGCGGCGTCATGGCAGCTGCCCTTCTCATCGGGGTTTATCTTCTAGGGCTCACAGGCTTATCCATGACGTACCTGATCATCGGCGCTTTGATCATCACTTTAGCTTTGTGCTGGATTCTGAAACTGCCATATGCCTTAGGAGCCGTCGTGGCCTTGATTCACGACGTTTTCATCACGGTGGGAATTTTTGCCCTTCTCAACAAGGAATTTGACCTGACCATCGTGGCCGCCCTTTTGACCATTGTGGGTTATTCGCTGAACGATACTATCATCGTCTATGACCGTATTCGAGAAAACCTTCGAGCTTCTCGAAAAGGCGACCTGAAGACTTTGGTCAATCGCAGCATTAATCAAACCCTCAGCCGTACTTTGCTCACCTCGGGGACCACGCTTTTGGTGGTCATGTGCCTGTTTCTGCTGGGCGGTAGTGTGATTCATGACTTTTCCTTTGCCTTGTTAATCGGTATTTTGGTGGGGACATATTCATCCGTTTTCATTGCCAGTCCTCTGCTGATCCTTTTTGAAGAGCATTCCAAAAAAAGCCGCTGA